From Scatophagus argus isolate fScaArg1 chromosome 2, fScaArg1.pri, whole genome shotgun sequence:
TTTTGCACTGCACACTTGACACAATAACAGCTTAACCTCCTCACATCCTCTGACAGCGAGATGAATGGCTGCCATAGATTTTATGGTAAGATTACTTTAACAGGCTTTAGTGAGTTATCACTGGATAGTAAATCATTTGGTCTCTGTCTTACTGGCAATGTTTTCTGACATAgaaattcttctttttcagcTATGCTGCGTTCACACCCCCACGGTTACACACATCAACACCTGGAAACTGTGCAGCGGAGCCACATTCTGACCTGTCGGCTCCTGAGCAGGGTTAAAGGCCTCGCTCTGGGCTTCCTCAGTGGTTGTAATGCAGGACATGCAAGTGCTGCTCTTTTATTTCCCCCACTAAAATTTATCCTGCTGGTCAGTGGATCAGATTTGACCTTTCCGACCAATAGTAAAGACACCATGTCCAGTTCCTTCCTTTGGTTCCTTGAAAAGCAGTTCCAGGAACTACTTTTCTAAGAACTAAAAGGTTTCCTCAGcgttttgttgtctgtgtttccacCACAGTCTGAAGACACATGGAGATTAGGAAAATTACCCCGATGAGTTATGACAAAACAGCTGTTTTTATAAATCATCTGTGTGAGCGCTGTACAACACAGCCTGGACTCATTGTTAGTCCATCTGTCGTATGGTCTCTCAATGatcagacaacaaaacacaaactgatttatggctgcagatttttttttttttaaattgtgtacTTCCTGTCATCTGTGCTATATTTTGATATATCGGCTTTAACCATATTACCCAGTCCTACTCCGAATCAGCAATATTCTACTACTCTACTATTTAACTTCCATTACTTGCTACAAAACCTGACCTTTCATGACAAATTTACAGAGACGCCCTTAATCAGTAAGTTATTTAcaggtacgtgtgtgtgtgtgtgtgtgtgtgtgttagactagagagagggtgggagggCTCCTGGACAGGAGCCTCTGCTCGTCCTCCATGAAGGAGATGCTTTTAAAACTGCTCATTGCCAGCAGACACTGATAACCCTGCAATACACACGAACGTGATGGTGAACACACATGAacgtacgcacacacagagggaggtgAGGTTTACACACAAGTGTGGGCATACACACCCAGGTAAGGatggagaagaagcagaaagcGATGGTAGCTCGGGCAGCGTCAGAGCCCTGGGCCAATGGCAGCTCTTCTGGGGAGGTAGCCTGCCACTGATTGGCCAGGAAACAGAAGCCAACGAACCACAGGAAGCTGGCAAGACCTGAAGGTGGGACAAGGTCTTATTAAAACCTTTATCAGAGAGCTCATCCTGATAACACAGAacaatactttttttaaaacctttcttttattttctcaaatctCTTCGACTTTAGACACATACTTCAGAACTTTATACTTCATACTTCAAACTATTCAATCTGAATCTGTAATTTAGAGCTGAAATCAGAGGTTACATAACTGAAACTTTATTATTCTGTTTGTAATCTGGCACAGTTATATGTTTTTAACCCCAACATTTTTCAACTTCCTTTTAATATTCTTGGCTTTTGATGGGTTTGGACTTTTTTGCctacatattttattgtttttgctgcatatgtaccagagaagaagaggtcGAGCAGGACGGCGCGTCTTCTGTCTCTGACGCTGCTGATGGAGGGAAAGTAAACGTCcaggatgaggaagaagatgcTGCCGAGGAAACAGGCCACGCCCACAGTGACGCCGTAGTTGCAGGCGTCGGCGTTGTTGTTGAAGACGCAGAGTAAACGCTCGCTGCCGATGTTGATGTAGCCCTCGTTCACGATGCAGCTGAACACCACCATGGAGAAAACCTGCCAGGGGAGACACGTGGGCTCGTCTGTCATCTAACAGGTGGGAGAGAATGAGCTCACACTGGAGCACGAATGCCTTTCATTCCTCATACGTGCcccacaaagacacacaccagGACATACACTGCTTTCAGATACAAAGACATACTCCTCTTCTATGTGGAGGCTGTGCAATACCTTTAAAGGTTTAGTTCACGCAATTTACAGATGTTTCCCCCGATTACAAACTGCTGCAGACTTGGTTGTTGTGAATTGTTGTCAAAGGGGTTCAAACAGAGCAAACATCATttcttaaagggtcagttcaccgAAATTGCACAACATCTTCCCATTCGCACCACGGGCAGGTTTAGCTTTATTTGCAGAGGTTCTTTGATCCGCCACAGAGAAATGCTGAACAGCAGCGTGTCAGTGTGGATAATGCAAAGGCCTCACCGTCAGCAGACGTCAGAAACACCCTTCTGTGTCAGGAAGAAAACCCTGTGAGGGAGGGTCTGTGGGTCTGTGAGTTCGATTTATACTGCTAAGCCATTTTCTGAGTTGTTTTCCAACTTCCAAGCCTGGAAATGACAAATTGAACGCCACCCGAAGACAGAATTCTAACTCATCCTGTCGGTCGACCTCAGaacaaaccaagatggctgtcCAGAGCATCGACTGTAAATGAAAGCTGTTGTTTTGCAGGGTTTTTTTCcacctttgtctttttttgtgtccaatttaGTAAGCCGTACACACAATACCGTGTCACTGCTGCTCGTAGGCATGTGGCTATGATCTTGTTAGGCGTGAAAAACCACGTAACGTGATGTTCATCAAGTGGTGCTGCTTGTGACCGGCCGATGTTGCCATAACAACAATGACTGAATAACGTTACGAACAagctgtcttgtgttgtggcaaACAGAAAGCATCCGACTCGTTCTTTAacggatgtgatgtcactcccAGTCACTCTTGgctgttgagtttttttctaatacacaaaacaaaattccaGTTACCAGGACCAGATGAACCCCAAAAGCgagtctgtctgtttgtctgagtATAATTTGATAAAGTGTTAATTTATCTAAACGCTATCTGAGCGTAACATCGAACTTATCAAACTTTTGAGACAAGACCCCCTGAAGGCCTCGCTCCATTGGAGCTGGAAAACTTActtgacagacagaaaatgaatctgctgttgtactgttaactgcaaaaatgaaagtaaacatTAGCTTTATCGATTTGCGCTgctttttacctttttgttttaGGTCACTGAACATCTGGATACTGTTAGGgacatttttttgcttttttccctgacattttacagagaaaacaatTAGCAGATTCATTGAGAAAATAACTTGCAGgataatcaataatgaaaataaactgttagtTTTAGCCCTGTGGTCCATTTaagttcatttctttcttttctttgcaagAGTTTGTCAGGCTGTTGAACTCAGTAGCTTAGGGTTTTGCATGGTTTTAAGGTCTTCATGTcatgttatttaaaaatattaatttacaGGTTCTGCAGTCAGAATCctgcttaagtaaaagtacaaaaggaTGAACatcaaaatacagtaaaagttaaaaacttATTATGTATCAGGCCACAGCTACAAATGTGTCAGCCAAACTATAGTGGAGTAGAAGCGTAAactaaatgaaactgaaattctGCTTCCTTTTCTACAGTTTGATTTGGTTTTACTCCTGTATTTTATCTCACTATGAGATGTGTGCAGATTGCCAATTTGCGCTGGCAAACTGCTTATGACGAATCACGTTGACCTGAACTGAATCATGAGACACATGAGAGACATTGAGGACATTATAGAGACGGGGTTAGTGCGAGTAAAGCCAAAgtgttaacaaaacaaacacgtTAAATGCTATCGGGTGACTCACAGCCGCACAGCATCCGAGTAGACAGGCGGCAAAGAGGTGTCACACTCCGCTAAAGACAAAGCGCTCACATGAGCTCAGGCGAGACATAAAGACGCTCCAGATGAACCACCACGGGCTGGATAAACATATGATaatgagaagctgctgctgctgctgctggagccccagccagcagctgcagcactgaaatCTTTTCTGTTTAATGCGCCTCTAGCTCCAATTAAAACTCTTGGATACGTCAGACGCTTCATTAAAATACTGGTTTATGTTAATCCTGACGCGACAGGTTAAAAGACACAGCAGAGCGGGAGACAATGTGGacgagagagagggacagagagggagacggggGGTgacggggggtgggggtgatggGGTTGTACAGGTAGGCCTGTCCATTGATGTCTGTCCACATTGCAGAGGAGGCTTACCCACGACAACAGTCTCAGGATGGTCCGGGGATGCGTGAAGAAGGCGACCGGATCGAAGGTGAAGCTCCCGGCCTTCCCGGCGCCGTACGCGCCCGCTGGCTCCATCCCTCCGGCTTTGAGCTGCCCGACGCCCGCTGAGAGAACGAGAGGAGACGGTCAGAGAGCTGCGCGGAGCGGCagcgtcctcctcctccagcctcctccGTCACACCGCGTCACTGAGAGCTGATCACAGGCTGCACCCCGCAACCAACCGTCATCACGGATTCACATTCAGAAATGCTCATTGAGGGGatgctttctttctcctcctcctcctcctccttcttctttgttCCTCAAAGGAGCTACAGACCGTGCAAACCTAAATTTGCCATGCCAGACTATTGTTGAAATTTAGGGCTAAAATTTCAGTATGATACCATGCCACAACAGCAGGGCTTTAGTGAGGGTTGCTGATGAACCCTTCAAAGAGTCTTGAGGACGTTGTTATGATTTGCCCCTTTTTCTTATAATTTTTAATATCTCAACACAAACATCTCAGTGCCTTTTTTCAAAGCACCACCTAATGTGCCGTCCAGGTAAGTTAACAGAGAAGCGAGACTTCATTTGGTATAGTTCATTCTTCAATACGAATATGATTATGTAAATAACACTTTTTCATTTATCACATGATCTGCACTATTGACATGCAGAGTCGGGCGATGCGTCTCCACTTCATGCAACTGTGCACAATTGAAGCCGATATGAGTGCTGCCACCTTGTGTTGAtgacgtcatttggagccagagtctgtgcagtagtgatcgggcACTGGAGCCGTGGTTCCCGCCAATACACCCGCCTGACCCACTTGATAGCAGCGCTCAGCTGCCTTCAAGTTTATGTAATATTTTGCTCCTCTGTCGAGAGCTTCTCTCAATATGAGAATTCGTCTTTAGCATGTTTGTCCAAGGCTTCAGTCTTGTGGAAGGTCACAGCACAACCGAAGACGCTTCCTCATAACTTACTGCCACCCGCCCACACCTTCCCCCAAAGATTAGCCAATTTCCTACCTTTCTGGTCATTTGGTGCCACTGGTTAACTGTTAGCTCAGAGTTAGCCAAGGCTTAGGGTTACTCGCcttttagaatttaaaaaattcagCCTTTATCTCTGTACAACTGTGAAATTTGGCTTATGTTAATCTAAGAGTAAAATTAATACCGGTCGACGGTTATCTTGGGGGAAAAAGAGCTCCTGAAGTGCTTCTGGTTCTGATGATAACCAAAATACTgggtgtgtgctgtgaaaagaaaCTTCCCTgcacaagaaataaaaagtgcaaTTTGACTTTTTTCAGACAATCATAGTACTGCTTCATTTGCCCAGAaaaatgttgttctgtttcatACTTTTGACTGTGTCTTTAGTGACTTGTTTGCACGGCTCTGGAGCGTCTGCTTGTGGTAAGTAGTTAATAAGATCAGTTTTTGATGCTGCTATGCCTGTATTAAATATGTCATTGCTGTTGTACTTCACATGGACAGAGCAGTACTTAGTCTATAGCTGCTCAGAGCTTTTTCTTACCAGCTCTGCTATTGATACTGCGGAGGAGTTATTTGTGTACTATAAATTTGTGGTACTTGTACTTTGCTTTGTATTTTCATATCATGTTGCTTTACTTCCACTCTGCTACACTCCACAGGGAATGTTGTACTTCTTACTCCACTTGATAGAAGTTATTTGGCAGCTTTGCTTAATATTTTGCAGAGTAAGATTTTGTACAATAATACAATGAAATATGATGCATCGTTATCAATAAAACTATAAAGCCCAACGTAAAAATGTTACTTACatgttaatgcatcagtaaaaCCCACGGGTGCCCTTTTTCTGTATTATGAGTACTGGTACTACTTTTGACTACATTTTGCTAAATATGCTCATGGACTTTTACGTGAGTGACATTACATGCAGGACTATTACTTTCAATGGAGCAGCCTATTTTGTATAGCAGTATTGGTAGTTTTACGCACAGGTGAAGGTTCTCAATTATGGTTGACGACATCTCCCTAAAATAACATTGCATCATGatatttcagaatatttctACAATAATGATATTGTCgatgacatgacaaaaaaatatttttggtatATAACTCATCATAATTGAGCTGTCTTCAGCGGATTTATAtgtctttttgtacttttacttgaggTGGTGAATTAATAATAAGTGCAATCACTAGGAAAGGATAAAATAATGAAGACGTGTTCAATTAGAGTCACCGACTGTCAGGATAAATATGAACCACTTTGCATCGAGGGGTATTTTTCATCCCTTTAAAACCTCATCCCCATCTGTCGTTCCAGGTGCAAACTGCACAGATAAACCTGTATTCACTCCATCCAAACTGGTAGTGAAGTACGGCGATTCGGCTTCTGCCAGGTGCTCTGTGTGTCAGCACGCTTGTCAGGCCAGCAGATTTGGACTGGAGATACCTGTGGGAGTCACAATAAGAAATGAAACCACCATTTCATGGACGgtggacagactgactgaatgGGACACAACTCTCATTTGCTATTATGATGATGATACTACCCGTGGCCAGTGCTGCAGCATCCTGCTTGTAACTGTctactgtaagtaaacctgctgCTGAACAAAATATCACTGCTAGTGATGGCAAAAAGCAAATGAGTCACAGtactgttgtttatttgatcTCTTTGTTCTAATATACAGTCAAAGTGGTTTatactctctgtctgtcttgtctcttggtcttctctgtcttctcagATCCTCCAGATAATGTGTCCATAAGCCTCGCTGGTCACACTGGGCCGATGTTTGAGGATCACCAGTACACTCTGCAGTGTGAAGTCCAGCATGTTGCTCCTGTTGGACACCTCACTGTGACCTTCTACAGAGGACAGACGCCACTTGCTCAACTGCAGTCCAATAATACACAAGAGAGGACACCAGTGAGCGAGACCTTCACAGTAAACATCACAGCCAGTAAAGAAGATGATGGAGGCCAGTACTGGTGTGAGGCCAAGCTGGACCTGGGACCTGAAGGACCACAGCCCCCTCCAGTGGTGAAGTCACAAAATTCGCTACGACTACATTATGCTAAATATGCTCATGGACTTTTACGTGAGTGACATTACATGCAGGACTATTACTTTCAATGGAGCAGCCTATTTTGTATAGCAGTATTGGTAGTTTTACGCACAGGTGAAGGTTCTCAATTATGGTTGACGACATCTCCCTAAAATAACATTGCATCATGatatttcagaatatttctACAATAATGATATTCTtgatgacatgacaaaaaatatttttggtatATAACTCATCATAGTTGTTGAGCTGTCTCCAGAAGATTTATAtgtctttttgtacttttacttgaggTGGTGAATTAATAATAAGTGCAATCACTAGGAAAGGATAAAATAATGAAGACGTGTTCAATTAGAGTCACCGACTGTCAGGATAAAGATGAACCACTTTGCATCGAGGGGTATTTTTCATCCCTTTAAAACCTCATCCCCATCTGTCGTTCCAGATGAAAACTGCGCAGATAAACCTGTATTCACTCCATCCAAACTGGTAGTGAAGTACGGCGATTCGGCTTCTGCCAGGTGCTCTGTGTGTCAGCACGCTTGTCAGACCAGCAGATTTGGACTGGAGATACCTGTGGGAGTCAGAACAAGAAATGAAACCACCAAAAGCATTTCATGGACGgtggacagactgactgaatgGGGCATAACTCCCTTCTGCTATTATAATGATGATGCTACCGGTGACCAGTGTGGCAGCTTCCTGCCTGTAATTGTCTACCGTAAGTAAACCTGCTGCTGAACAAAATATCACTGCTAGTGATGGCAAAAAGCAAATGAGTCACAGtactgttgtttatttgatcTCTTTGTTCAAATATACAGTCAAAGTGGTTTatactctctgtctgtcttgtctcttgGTCTTCCCCGTCTTCTCAGATCCTCCAGATAAAGTGTCCATAAGCCTCGCTGGTCACACTGAGTCGATGTATGAGGATCACCAGTACACTCTGCAGTGTGAAGTCCAGCATGTTGCTCCTGTTGGACACCTCACTGTGACCTTCTACAGAGGACAGACGCCACTTGCTCAACTGCAGTCCAAGAATACACAAGAGAAGAAACCAGTGAACGTGACCTTCACAGTAAACATCACACCCAGTAAAGAAGATGATGGGGGCCACTACTGGTGTGAGGCCAAGCTGGACCTGGGACCTGAAGGACCACAGCCCCCTCCAGTGGTGAAGTCACAAAATTCGCTCACCTCCATTGTCTGTGAGTCTGACAATAAACATGGCTGGGCAGTGATTTCATAATAATGTCTCTCAACTTTTATCTGAATTGTGTCTTGGCAGTATGTTGACAAATGGTCGTATTttgtcagaatttaaaaaagaaggTAGTTTAGGAACAGACTAACTTCTTATGTATGCctcttcactttcttgctgaaggttaaatgagaagattgtAACTAAGGAACTGTTAGTTACTAAATGTTAGTTAGTAGTTAATCATTTGGCCATATCAgcttaaaatgtgatgaaatgtcagttgatgttgtgtttacaggttctctctgctgcccccaagtggccaaaaattGCTGATTCAAGATTTGCTCATTTCCAGCAGcactttttttgtcatttatacagagaacagaaagaccAGAATGGAGATCgatattgatcttctcatcttactctctgcaagaaagtgaataagcatagGAAATTCACCAAACTGTGCTTAAAGTCCTCATTTGACATGTACAAAGATTTTTCTGAATAGTGCACAAAAGTGGAATGCAGTTTtagacagaaatattaaatattttaaatgtgtacatttgtcACATGGAGACACAGACGGAGGCAAGCGTACAACAGTGCATGTTACACAGTTAGTTTTTCAAACAGGCTTTCTCTTCTGCAGCGCATACCTACATTAATCAACcagctgtttttcttatttgtccACATTGTCCAGATTCAAGCACCATCTCAACAGGACCCAGTCTGTTCCTTGTGTTGGCCGTGGCAGTGGGGGTTGTGATTGTTGGCCTGATCATCAGCTGTttcttttggtgtttttggttcAGGCTACGGAGTGTGGTATAATTATGTTTAAGGGGGTATTTTTACTGCTTTAGTTGTTTGATGCTGTTTGATGATCGCTACAGAGCTTActtttttctcagtgtgatGCTGATGTGTTGTTAGACTGTAACCTACAAAGTGAGTCGTGTTTCAACATGattatttcttcctctctgcctatGTCTACTCAGAGCCAGTGCTGTAGCCTCCACCGaggacactgaggtcatgttctttgtatttgtttctagTAATTTGAAGTTTTTAACAACCTTAGGGTGTTTACGTTGTACAActtaaaaatgtacacacattGAGTATTTTATAGGCTGATTACTCCATGTGGTGTCGGCAGTAGATAGTAAaatttgactttgtgttttactttggGGAATAAAAACAGGTTTgctaaatgaaaacatggaATATCTGATCATAGAATAATCAAACAAGCTTAAAATCTGTCAAACCatttaaaatccattttgaatatttgtcattttctgatgCTCAGTCCAAAAGACTTTTTTGAGTTTGATTAGTCCTCACAAAGTATTGATGTTAAACCCAGACTAAAGTACCTACAGAGACTGAAAATGTGGAGGCATagaaaaaacatttgtattagggaaaattgattttcagtgaactaaataaatagaaattGAAAAATGTAAGCATCAGAGGGACTCCATTAACCTCAGTAATGCCCTGCTCTAGACACAGACAAActttatttaagataagatgaactttattgatcccgcagtggggaaattcagtAATTTGTATAATAATCATGATGTATAATTCACTaatttcaaaaaggaaaaaggaaaaaacaacattaatgacAATCTATTTCGTCATTgccatatttgttttttctggctCTTCCTAATAAATTAGTAAATACatcatatttgtgttttattcatttaaatgcattttttgtttttcttgttcattttcatgtacGCTTGTTAGCGGGAATAAAAGTTGAATCAATCTCTACTCCTGAGTCAAGATTACAATCAACCATAAATAATGTCCAATTACATAACTCTCCAAGCCAGTTTCCTCCCATTGAAAAGATGAACTCCTCCCATGTAGACTTGTAAGTGTAGACAATAAGTCCATTCACATCACCTCGTCTACTTCACAATGTTATTTTACACACCTGACGGTGGTGTGAAAGTCCATAATCACACCTACATGATCAGCAAGGATGCTTCCAAACATAAAATGACCATATTTTTGCTTGTAAGGGCAACTGTATGCAGCAGCCCACCACCCAGATGATCAGAAACACATACAgtagaaaggaaaagaagaaaaaaaatacagttaatcAAAAACCTTCAGTGACTGTAATCTTTTACATAATCACGTGGAACTGACTGTAAATGCagacataaataacataaaatatatatataaatggaCACACAATCTAATAATCTAAAaagatacacaaacaaacagggagGATCAAGTCTGCACTTGTGGCAGCttcctgtgaatgtgtgtgtgtgtgtgtgtgtgtgagtgtgtgtgtgtgtgtgtgtgcctaacCTTTCTTGAAGTGTTTGAAATGCTTGATCTGGATGTGTGTATGATCGGGTCCCTTGGAAGGCACCACTCAGACCCTGAAGACCAAGTTCAGCTGTTCGATCCTGGGGAAGCACTTGGGCAGAAAAAGCCTCAGAAACCCGGTTCAACTGGACATTCTTGGCATCtctattaatattttatttttgcttgacCACAGATGCCCTCTCAAGGAGGAGGGGGCCAAGACTGATTGGCTTGTTTTCATACAACAATTAAGAAATTCCGCATCTATCTGATGCAAACTCAGTCAATCTGATCTTAGGTTTAAGCGGAACTTATGACTAAACTACAGGACCTCTATGATGTATGAGCCTATAAATAGAGCTACTggcaaaaataatgacattttccatttcatcagATTGACATCCCCCCACTAAGTTATACTCAAGGTCTACTTCCCCTGTCAGGGTCTATTTCCAAACATCGCCGACGTACATTTACTTCTATTTTTCACTTCCTTTAAACTGCAGAACTGGAACACTTATTCTAGATACGTCAGAGTGTGATTCACAGTGTAACTGAGTGGTGTGGTATGTGGACATAAAATTTAATTAAGTGTAGTTCGTGTGTAAAGACATCCACACGCGGTCACTTTGTCTGGAGACCTTAATTGAAAGTCAGTTGTGTCCAACGTGTTACTTTCATTTCAATAATGGTAAAATGTAAAACCTACTCGTGAATAAAACAACGTGTCAGTTTAGCACCGACTTTGACCAATCCTCCATAATTcttgttcctgtttttttaaGGTGACTAGTTCATACATCGCTGATCCAGCCGTTTCACATGAATCCAGGGGAGGATAATGGAGTCAGACACAGATGTGTGCTGGTTCAGCCTgtctgtgttcatgttgtgtcaAACTGCTAAAGCTCACCGACAGACACAGATGTTAATCATTGAGTTTTGGCCTGTTTGCAACTGTCTGTTGTGTCAGTAAACAGACTGAGGAGCTCAGAATAACCTTCCGTGCTTCAAACCTAATCTGTTTTTGGCTCCAGCAGTTTTGTTACTTTGAAGTTTTCTGTAGTTTTGACTGTAGGTGTAACCCGTGTGCTTCTTTAATGTGTTGTATTGAGGAAGAAGTGAACTCTTGCACATTGTTTGCTGGCTCCAGCCACCTCTCCCTTAGGAGAATTGTACAAACAAATGGGCGGGTGAAAGTTCACAGATCGGAAACTGCCATCAGGAGATACAATCCAGAacttattttgtgaaattacaGC
This genomic window contains:
- the LOC124049957 gene encoding synaptogyrin-3-like isoform X1, with the protein product MEPAGAYGAGKAGSFTFDPVAFFTHPRTILRLLSWVFSMVVFSCIVNEGYINIGSERLLCVFNNNADACNYGVTVGVACFLGSIFFLILDVYFPSISSVRDRRRAVLLDLFFSGLASFLWFVGFCFLANQWQATSPEELPLAQGSDAARATIAFCFFSILTWAVLTLSALRRFLTGSNRNLFTWQQLDPATSNARATPYPIANGATIVTTNPYQAPPFTETLDPQRLTQQRPMAPAF
- the LOC124049957 gene encoding synaptogyrin-1-like isoform X2 produces the protein MEPAGAYGAGKAGSFTFDPVAFFTHPRTILRLLSWVFSMVVFSCIVNEGYINIGSERLLCVFNNNADACNYGVTVGVACFLGSIFFLILDVYFPSISSVRDRRRAVLLDLFFSGLASFLWFVGFCFLANQWQATSPEELPLAQGSDAARATIAFCFFSILTWGYQCLLAMSSFKSISFMEDEQRLLSRSPPTLSLV
- the LOC124049925 gene encoding hemicentin-1-like isoform X1, yielding MLFCFILLTVSLVTCLHGSGASACGANCTDKPVFTPSKLVVKYGDSASARCSVCQHACQASRFGLEIPVGVTIRNETTISWTVDRLTEWDTTLICYYDDDTTRGQCCSILLVTVYYPPDNVSISLAGHTGPMFEDHQYTLQCEVQHVAPVGHLTVTFYRGQTPLAQLQSNNTQERTPVSETFTVNITASKEDDGGQYWCEAKLDLGPEGPQPPPVVKSQNSLRLHYAKYAHGLLHENCADKPVFTPSKLVVKYGDSASARCSVCQHACQTSRFGLEIPVGVRTRNETTKSISWTVDRLTEWGITPFCYYNDDATGDQCGSFLPVIVYQPPDKVSISFASHTGQMLEDHQYTLQCEVQGVAPVGHLNVTFYRGQTPLEPQLQSNNTKEKKPVSETFTLNITASKEHDGGQYWCEAKLDLGPEGPQPPPVEKSLTINATVFYKPHLKGSSHSHSIIVTEGSPLQLNCSAVGNPSPSYTWTVPGHSSSNSNILTIDSVTSADKGQFICLARNNMGNVTVVFNVEVQVDYTIYIILAVVIAAVVCIIVATVVYMNYYKHHRMGKYNPKDVFRFSKQHSLVPTA
- the LOC124049925 gene encoding uncharacterized protein LOC124049925 isoform X2, producing MLFCFILLTVSLVTCLHGSGASACGANCTDKPVFTPSKLVVKYGDSASARCSVCQHACQASRFGLEIPVGVTIRNETTISWTVDRLTEWDTTLICYYDDDTTRGQCCSILLVTVYYPPDNVSISLAGHTGPMFEDHQYTLQCEVQHVAPVGHLTVTFYRGQTPLAQLQSNNTQERTPVSETFTVNITASKEDDGGQYWCEAKLDLGPEGPQPPPVVKSQNSLRLHYAKYAHGLLHENCADKPVFTPSKLVVKYGDSASARCSVCQHACQTSRFGLEIPVGVRTRNETTKSISWTVDRLTEWGITPFCYYNDDATGDQCGSFLPVIVYHPPDKVSISLAGHTESMYEDHQYTLQCEVQHVAPVGHLTVTFYRGQTPLAQLQSKNTQEKKPVNVTFTVNITPSKEDDGGHYWCEAKLDLGPEGPQPPPVVKSQNSLTSIVYSSTISTGPSLFLVLAVAVGVVIVGLIISCFFWCFWFRLRSVV